A window of Vanessa cardui chromosome 16, ilVanCard2.1, whole genome shotgun sequence genomic DNA:
aattaataagcgaatccgagaaactttCTATAatagcacagcacacacagcatgtcctacaatgaataatgcaggattctatccttaaTATTATCTACACaggaagcactagctttcaatcaaaaaaaaaaaatatatatataaaaatcagtccacccagttaaaagttttgaggtaacaaacataaaaaaaatacagacgaattgataacctcttcctttttgaagtcggctgAAAATAGCATATATGTGATACCGtccagacgggattgcacaaacACTACTATCAAACTAAATATCGTATACAGTAATTAGcactttaaataacaaatttgctctggaaagtaaataaaatagttaagtgTATATTGTTCTATATATGTAAATGGAGACTTATTATACAAGAAAAGTTTTTAGTGTAAAATATAGCAGAGCTATTAGTATCGCTGTGTAATATAAATCTAAGTTTTGTTTCTCTTTGTTTCTTCTTCGATCGGGATATGTTTACATATCTCCACGCACTTCCCACGTTTGTAAACATCGTGTAAATacctatatcatcatcatcatcattatcatcagccggttgttgtccactgctggatataggcctctccaagcgcatgccactgtggtctttatatataatgttacctCTCAGTATTAATGCCTAATTTAGTAAGTGTTAATAATGACTATTACTATTAAAACGTTTAACTTACTTTTGCTTTATTGTATTTCAgtcacagattatataaatcaGTTAGATCGTTATATTGCaacttaataaaatgatttggaAAAATGGTAACTTTCGTGGGAGACTGGGTTGAAGTTGCTTGGGCTATGtatagtatgtatttaataaaagacataatgaaataaataacgaaagtttagtatttattattgacaAAATCGTGTGAATTGAAAAAtgctttaaatgttttttttttttttattaaatgagatAGAAGTCAGAGAAATGGATCGAAAGGTCGCCTTATATGGCCATTTTTGGCAGTTGACTCTACAGTAAGCCGCGTATTAAAACTTCGTAACAGTGAggtttgttttgttattaagttaatttgttttaCCCCCAAATGCCACGATGTACCGTGACATTCATAATGTTATGTAAACACCTAGCCTAATGTGGAACATTTCCTTTATGTAATATGTGTTTGTTACTAACgattcgccccggcttcgcacgggtgcaatactcatACAAAGTTCATaactttttgtcattagacaaaaTAATCTGCTGAGGCCttgcatatttaattttttttttgtatattatccTAGAGAGAAATATACCATTGActtttttaaaacctttttaaggtGTATAGTTGGAAAgtgggttcagccagcgtttgcaatgtatgCTTAAAAAACATGtgtaattacaatattacattagaagcctctaaaattatgagtgtttctcGACTGTATTgtatatctattacaaaaaacctcatcaaaatcagttctgtaatttttaagatctatgCACAtagatagacagcggtaagcgtctttgttttataccatgtaatgaaGTAAGGTACCGTAAATAACACAAAAGTATAgaaaataatgcaatttattCATTCACATGTTAACAGGTACATctagtaattaatttgttaacttTAATAAACCTCATAAAGCGATTAAGCGAAATTTCTCAAATGTcatctaaatattaattaaaatgatctaTGTACATTACAATCCTAATTAATTTACGATGATTATCTGTACACTTagtttaatagataataatttattaatacaacgttattttttgttttatgtttcttaATAAACTTGAATTTTAAACTTCGAATGCttcttgtaatatatattttttaatatagtattgtTCATAGCTGACGAAAGACCTATGTACAAAGATCTAAGActcttgaaaattaaaaaaaaaaaaattataacattctaaaaattttttatatattacacgaAATTCAAATTGCAGTCAAGTTTAAAATTGGGCTCAACAGTTTATTCAAGAAACACAAACAATGATAGTCACAATACTAATTTATAGAATAAACTTGAATTATcttaattatctattatatcATTAAGTAATAGGCCTCTTGGATACCTACTTGCTTACTAATTCGAGTTCTAATCTAAGGAAcatttataattctaattatttacaaacgatatttataatcaatcaaCATTTAAACTAATTCAAGAAGTAAGCGAAGCATCACATTTCAACATACAAATTgacactaaattattttaacaaagtatTAAAAGGACTGTCAGTTCaaacattcatttattatttttaatataacggaATAATTTCACTTGAGTTATATAAACACTCAATCTGAGCGAGTGttcataacaacaataaaaaaatgttgatgtGTTCATAAGCAATTGATTCTTTATACAATTCACtgtcttacttggtggtagggctttgtcaaGCCAATCTATCTGGTGAGGGTATTAGATACTCCTCGTCAGATGTTCTTCCGTCAAACAGCAACACTTAGTATTTTTGAGTTTCAGTTTcaatgaaccagtgtaactacaggcacaaggggtaGCTTATATgttgtaaggaattgttaagtTTTCTTACAGCGATATTATCCTTGTCCGCtgttattataatcattagGAACCTGTACGTCTATTAAATAATTGAGTGCTCAACTACATTTCACAATTTATGAACTGTTTACAATATGTATAGATTCATTACAAACTAACGgtccttttaattttataaatttacatacataaattcatttatattacgaTTTAGAGCAGGCTATGTTACGCTAAACTCACCATATATATAAGccaataatgatatattaataaaaaataattattatttaaattatacaatctttattatataacaataatgtacaactatttattatacagGTTGTATGGAAGTGgctaatgtaaatattatacagaaaacaaattttaatataaaatacttatttaagtaTAGTGATGTACGTTGGAGTTGATGGTTGCGGATGTTTCTGTAACAAAAACATatgcttaaaattaataaataataacaccaTCACTTTAAAACATTAACTTATGGCCTTGAATTAGAGATGATTATGAAAATGATGAAggctattattttatgaaaaccgTGTCAAACATTGGTCCGTATTTAAATCCCAAAAAccttctattattatattctatttacttcatatttgtatatatatatatttaagcatttaatgttgttaattcttacattattaaatataattctatatttaaaaaaaaaaccttctagTCCTAGCAGTTGGTTTGCGGTGTgtgacttaatttattaaattgatctTAAGCAAAAAATACTTGAATTAATAAATTCCTATTGAGTTTCTAAATACGTCCTTTTTCTTGCTAAAATCTGATATACTTTTTTCTTAGACAATAAATACTTGAATTAATAAATTCCTATTGAATTTCTAAATTCGTCCTTTTACTTTCTAAAGTCTGATATACTTTTTTCCGACACGATTgtagaatttgtttaataaattttaaaaaatagtaaaatcgAATGCTTGTCTAAtgaatgaaatacatataatcataatattttatttattaaagaagcttttgaataaataaatttccatgtataaaataaaaatacagataaaatatacgcTCTTggacaattatataaatgtcaGCATATGTATAGGAATAGAAAatggattatttaataatgaaatcatAAAAGAAATCTTCTGGCAGTTCCAATATTGATACTACTTTTGGTAGAAACCTGAATAATCCTATATAATAATCTCATCTAGAAAACTGAGCCTCGAGACTTATAATAATCgtattctaattaattaattcgaaaattcgatattcaaattataaacgtTGTTAGGTTTGTTCTCAAGTAAATCAATGTTAACTTTAAActtgtatattgttttaaactaataaaactttaaaattgagCATCAAACACGCTAGTGTTAACAAGCCGTAATCAATTGTAAAGTTACGGCCACACCTGCGAGTTATCGATACAACTATAGGCTTTTCCAATCACAGATTGTGTTAAGACTAATAGACAACGTAAATATTGAGTGTATGTGATATATATGGTCGTAATCTTGAATTATAGTCTGTATACTATATATGTTACCGTAGAAGTTCGGACTACGGTAAATCCTAAGATTGTCAAGTAAAACCTATGATTTACTATTTCTTAACGGTAAATATCCAAAAAAGTTTGCGATACTTATAAACTAACCGAATCTAATATATACTGAAATCGAATGGTAAAAGCCCGAAAAAAATTCTCATTTTCAGAAAGACTTACATTCACCAATTCAGGTCAGTAAAACCTAAGATTTACTCTACAATTTTAAGATTTACCGTAGTTCGAGGTTTTACAgtaacatatacattatatttgaattcgtgtgaaaatgtcattttaaatgtcaataattttttatcgTAACAATATAGcatacttttatatacataactaataatatattattcaatagcttggtggtaggacttagTGGAAGCCTGTCTAGGTAGATACTATCGactcaacaaatattttaccgccaaatagcagtgcTTAGCATTTCTGTGTTGCGGTTTAAAGGATGAGAGAttcagtgtaactgcaggcacaaggaacataaatgACTAGTTTGTGTACTAAAAGTAAAGTTTTAGAAAAGCCTCAGGTTCtagtactaaaataaatactcactaaaaaatgaagtaataaaatataacaatcaataataatataaattacataatgtaacacaaaaaagacatattataaaaatacatggaAATAAAACAACTACATTGATGGGTTGCACAGTGGTGTGATTTCAAATTAAGGCTAGACACAggcatttattgtaataaatcgaGTAACATTATCATCACTTTTTTATagttgtttaattttgtaaaattaaacaatatattttttttatagttgtttaattttgtaaaaataaaaattatattaaattatttgctcGTGTCTCGCTGATATAAAAGTTATTCAGGTAACGAAGAAAATGAACGAGACAAGCCTTttgttgcgatttttttttaatttacaacgtCTGCCACACGGGAAAATTGTATAGAGATTTTCAACGCCGGTTCCATTAAAGCCGACACTTTGAAGTGTTGTATATTATTGTGGAGaataaaagaattttttttcaattttaaaatataaaaaatatcagtttttaatttatgcttACTAAAGCACACAGAGTGCATCTTCATGATCACTGAATATGCtcaatttatgattataattaatctcggcggtaaaataaaacattgtgaggaaacctgtatgtgactaatttcaaaaaaattctgctgcatgtgtattccataaacatgcattggaatagcgtggtggaatgtgttccacaCTTTCTCCTAAAAGCgagagaggccttagcccagcggtgggaaatttagaggctgttgttggtgTTGTTGAAGCGTATAGAAAATTGTATAATTCAATGATACAGTATATCTATTAAAACGTAATTGAGAACGAGTTATGAAAATCATTtgaatgaaaacaaatgaatatcaatATAGAAATAAGATGCTAGGAATGTTATAAGTTATATTGTTAATCGTTTAGCTTTAAACTTCCGAACATCAATAGTTATATGTAAACTTGTAATCAATTAATGCCAGTTTCCAATTTCAGTTCAAttgaaaatgtttgttttgaaGATTAAGCCCTCATCTACATAGGATTTGAACTCAGATTAGGGTTGCCAGTGGTAAGGTTTTTCCAGTACAAAATTTCATATCTAGTGTTCTTTATATGAATTGTATGTGCCTTTCAATGCTTACTtcgaaatatatgtttttttataaatagaaaaaaaaaattagtagtttaaataaaaaaagcgtcttgcatatattataaacgACAATTACATATGAGATCTTTGACTTGTAAATTGTAATactgttctattttcaaacttttttgatttttttttgtaggtgtaatgattttatatcGTCTTTACAGAAACGATTCGATTTGATTACTTAATTGAGAACAGCCCTCCTAACTCACACCTGTAAAAGTTTGTTTAGCACGTACGTTATTATTCGTGAtcgtatttatatagaaattgtAGCTGTGTTGTGCATGACGATTGAAGGTGGATTGTGTGTATTATAAGGTTTCTATACAGAAATATTATAACCTACACGTTAGTTTATATGACATTTCACCTCTTTTGAAAACCGAATGATCGAAGCGTACGAGTTTATATGACATTTCATTTCTTTGAGAAGCAAGTAATTATATACGTACAAAGGATTCAGAGTTTATAGAATTTATCTGTATACAAGATGAACTAAaacgtcaaaaataaaattacttcactccgaatttttgaattttttttgttgcgttcagttttttctatttatattaaatttattataatcaatatcaCTGTGTGACGTTAACAGTTTTGTTCTACGACAAGGTTCGATTTCCTTCTTATAGAATACAGTTATTTATTCGCTCAAAACTTTAGGTTtgtctataatttaatttgtacttGGATTAACTAATATTTGTGTTTGTTATGAAATTTAGTGAAGTTATTACAagagatgaaatatttattacataaataatatataacgatattatttttaattacaaaatgctTAAGCGGACTAAAACATTGCTACCAATATTCTTaggaagtttaaaaaaaagagatgCATTTCATtacgctttaaaaaaaaatacaggacTCAAAGAAATGTAAAGCCTTGTCTGGTTTTAGAAACTTCAAACTTTAAGcaacaataaattttaccaAAGAGAAAAGTGCCATTAAAAACTGCTTTTATGAGCCTCCTTGCTCAAAGAATATTTTGACCTTGACTTAGCTTATTTAACTACCGTATATTTATAATCGACTGCTTTTTAGTATAGAAAGCATAATAATTTTAGTCATATAATGATTATCTGAACAAAACTCAACATAAgaagaaattattttctatcaTTACTCGAAAAGgttttgtattatatgtttttgtttgccTCTGAATTTTCCGTGTGCAATTTTGTAGTACGCGAATTCATGATCGATAAAATCGCATGTAACACAGTAATAGAAACACTGAAGTAATTACGACCTCGTCAAATAAAACACATCGAGGTGCAAAAAATGTGCAGTGAAGTTgccttactatttatttaagcaaGAAATGCACTTAAAGAAAACTTGGACCATTACTGCATCGTAAACAAAGTGAAAACcaagttacataaaataaacatgctTTGCTAAATAATACTCTTACTGTTTATCATTATAAATGGGACGCTTTTTCGTATATTAGTGAAACAAACGGATGTTTGActatatttcattgtaataGCGCATCTCAcagtgaaaaattaaattaattcaataatatacaacaataacaacaacaacagcctgtaaattcccactgctgggctaaaggcctcctctcaacatattccaccacgctgttccaatgcgggttggtggaatacacatgtggcagaatttctatgaaatttgtcacatgcaggtttcgatgttttccttcaccgctgagtacgagatgaattataaagacaaattaagcacatgaatcagcggtgcttgcctgggtttgaacccgcaatcatcggttaatatgcactcgactcaattaaaatataattatttaaattcaataatctTCTTGAATTTATCAATGATcagaatacatatatacatacatacataaatataacacttaCTATTTGATTGGATTTGTCTACTTCGGTTCGCTGATTTGTGATTCTTCGTCTATTAactgtaaattaatattctcaTTCTTTGGTTGAAACGTTGATGAGATATTCTTCTCTTCTAACAGAATGTTTTCAATCTCAACACCATTGTCTTTCTTTCCACCGTCAAATATCCGTTGTTTTATTGACGGTCCTCTATTGAAAGAAGACGCTAATAACGTTTCTTGAATCGTTTCATTACCGTTGCATATTTTATCAGTTTTATGGGTAGGCATCCTCCCTGAGTGATAGCTGTTCCGAACACCTCCTGTCGATTCGAAAAACGGTAGAACTTGTTTGAACTCCTTTCTAAAATTCTCATTTAACCACGCGTACAGGAAAGGGTTATAGCATGTCGATGCCATTGCCATAGAATGTGCGAGAAAGAAGGAAACGTAATAATAATTCCACTCCGTCATCTGAGCGTAGAagtcgttaaatatatttattaaatttaatggcaACCAAGATATGCCAAATATAGCGACCATGGATATGAGCATCCTATTCGTTCTTCTTTTTCTATCTCTGTCTGCTTCTTCCCTTCTTGTATTTTTAGCACCTGGCTTCGACCGAGCTCGGTCGTTTAATCTTAAACTAACGCACGTATAACATATCGCTATAACTAAAAATGGTATAAGGAATTGTAAAACAGTCGTGAAGACTCCAAAGATTTTTCTCGATTTGTCAGATGGCCAACTTTCCTCgcagtatgttttattattcgttATTTGGATCCCCATAAAGAGTCCATAAGGACATGTGACGACTAAAGAAAATacccaaataaatattataatgaatatgcAAGTGTTAAGCTTCATTCTTGGATGAAAGGGATAAATAATGACAAAGAATCTGTCTATCGCTATCGATGTTAGTGTGAGAGTGGAAATATAGACACTAGTCCCTTGAGCATATGGCATTAAATGGCATAACAATCGTCCAAAGACCCATCTTCCAATAAAAGTGTACATAGGTGTCAAAGGAACAGCAAAAACACAAAGTAGTATGTCCGATAAAGCCAAGTTTGTTATGAAGAGGTTCGTGACAGTTTGCATCGCTCGATTTCGGAAGACAACATAGCAGACGAGAACGTTTCCAAAAACGCCGAGCACGAATATTATGGAATAGAGTATGCAGAAAGCCACTTGGACAATTTTCACATCGATGATATCGGTTGTTCGATTCGATTTTGGTTCGTCTATCACTTCGACTGATTCTCCTGTTAACGTTTTTGTCAAAATCAGGACTCCCCCGACGAAAGATGTGCCGTTTAGATTCATAGCAGCGGACGCATATTTGATCATTGATATATCATCAAAGCTGCCATTGTAACCGGACAGCATTTTACTTGTAGAAGGATCTTGTCAATAGGGAAACTCGCCAATCCatctgtaaacaaaaataatattgttactcAAATTTATGGTGAATCTTAATTTGTACTTTTCTAATATAGCTTTGAGAAACTTTTGTATTAACCCTAAGAAACACAGGAGGTGCGTAAAATCTGTGAGCTTGTACAGAGTACAACTCCGTAGGAGTAATAGCTTATACGAGTATTATCACAGACACAAAAACAGCTTCGGTCTCGTGTTTAGCAGTACACAAATAGAGTGAAGATATTACATTTCTTTAAGTGCCAGTGTATATGGGTGAGGGAGATCACTTACCATGTGCTTGTAAGCAATGTTATATACGacatacaaaaataagtaaattccATGGTCAAAAATGTTTTGTGtcatatattacttattactaattttatcatatggcaatattatatacaacatctTATAACCCGTCGATAAAGAATatgaaattcatataaataaaattttaacaaaaagaaaaaccgacttcaaacaaaaccctattttaaaacaaatgaatattcacgaaaaagtaataaaaataattgcgtattcaacatattttttagagtcttcctaagttaaatgaaatgaaaaatattagactacttaaaagtcgattaacgattatatcatgtagttatagttattggtatatttggagccggtgtcagctacagtgtccttgccccaacaatcaaaagaaagaagcgatacgagccccttgattgatccagtatattattgtgtaaaaggtaatttgtaaaaaacatatttgttaaagtattctcgtattgttttttgatagatatactgtagggttttattggctgacaccgactccaaatataacaataattataactacatgatataatcgttaatcgacttttaagtagtctaatatttttcatttcatttaacttaggaagactctaaaaaatatgttgaatacgcaattatttttattactttttcgtgaatattcatttgttttaaaatagggttttgtttgaagtcggtttttctttttgttaaaattttatttattttttgattttaagtgaagctgatgttgactaactaattttttttaatatggatagattaagcgttccgtttatacgagtcagaaactacttcgaggacaatttcaaaggaaacttgcgaataaagcaaaaatagactttcgaaaatgcggatttaatacgtcacgcggcgtgaactacaaggatccctcgaaagagctgtaatcgaactcagcaaaaaaactttgaaaaagaccaactatatttcgtacatcatatgacatcacatcacatacacaaaatttggttaaagatagtaagaaattctgccccatatcgcaccctaactgcgagccgtataggagttccatcactacatagtataaaacaaagtcgctttctctgtccctatatctttaaatctacgcaacggattttgatgcggttttttttaaaagatagtgtgattcaaggggaaggtttttgtatataatacatgaacaatatagtaaagaaacactgataattttagaagattgcgatgtgatgtcgtatataaacaaattctgtagtatatttagtatcagtattgcacccgtgcgaagccggggtgggtagctagttgattataatattcgactatgataattacataaacataaccacattacggaaggtgactcaaatatccaaataacctataaataaaagattcgatcgagtatcgctaacgtgctcctcagaattgttccgttcccttccgttctgttactttgtcatggatcctgtgctcagaaccttaccaaactttcaccaaattacccttgaagtatatattttataataaaaaaagaattatcaaaattggttaacgtgattttcagttattcacctatttgtcgcgcatatacataatgcaaatttaagacttatgtcgttttcacatggataccatcatcggaaaaaaaaataaaaaaaatgggaccccacgggaagcactacctttcaaacaaaaaaaaatttatcaaaatcggtccacccagtgaaaagttatgaggtaacaaacataaaaaaaaaaaaaaaaaaaaaaaaaaaaaaaatacagacgaattgataacctcctccttttggaagtcggttgaaaaggaatacattttcaaacagAAGATTTGACCACGTAAAAGATTATATCATCTTTGCAAACTTCCACTTAATGTTCAGTGAATTATCTTAATCTTTGTAAACCATGCCTTTTTATTGGATATTTCTTCGAGTACTCTATTTAAttacactttaaataataaaccatAATGGACATAATTGAATTGTGCGTAAGAATTGCTACTATTAATTTGCGCCGACATTTACTTTCCTTTTACGACCCGAAATGTTTTCTTGGTGCTATTAAgactttaatgtttttgttttacttaacaATAGCTAGAAGGGAGATTGCTTGTACCCAGACTGATTCATGATTAATCGtgtcttataaattaaaatgctaattttcttttcatattttttctatacaataaatactaattagaGGCCTCAGTTTTAATAATCCTAATAGAagtcatttttattcataaaccaAATTACCAAAACGTCCTAACATCCTACCGAAATACTCAGTAGGTTAACAACCTTACTGCGATATATTTAAggcttcatatttaataaaactattacacGCACCCACCAAATACGAGCTGGGTTACAAAGTCAATTTTTCTTATCattggtataatatattatattttattctatgatAAGTATctagaaattattttctttgatttgTGGATTTCTCCAATTATAAAGATTCAAATTCAACTTCATATTGATGACGAGtttgttaattgtaaaaattaataatgaccGACAGAAATTCCCGGTTTTTACGTTcgaatattttttccaaatatcACTATTTGAGCGCGGAATATCTGTCACACGAGTGGTAACCCAACATGTCTTGCATTTAATCCCACTACCAATTAAATTAGTGTTGTTATGATGTTtagaaatcataatataataaacaaaaactccAGGTACGACTATAAATATTTGTGCCTGTACAAATTGTGTTATTACATTGCCAATATATATACGCGCTAGCCTGGGCCGGTCTTACCAATCCTTACCTGAATAACTAAGATGTCTATTGTGCCTACaagatatagatagatatcaTCACAATGGGTTACAATGTCTtatcaacaaaataatagaTTCAAATCGCATTAACACCAACATATAGCATAGAGCACCAACGTATTCACTAGAGCATGGCACGGTTCGATCGCATGCATTTGTTTTGGTTAAGCTGCTGGGATCCTTTGTTcctaatgtatatataattgcaTTTGCTTGATCTCACTGCTGAAGAACAATGCGAATAGTGCACCTTTGTGCTACAATTTCCGGTAGATGATTGCCCACGCAGACTGCACTCATATTACAAAGCAGTTTGTTTCTCAAatgtatcttaaaataaaattcttgtaATCACCAAGATTTTCACtgtcagtatttttttacatagtgGTAATCGAGCCGAGAGTGTAAAGTGATTAGAACGCGAAAATTCATCGAGAATAAATCTACATGTGTAATTCGAATTTCTGCCATGTGGGTCCATCGCTCATCAGATCAGCGTGGTGGCataaaccttttcctcaaaaaaGGAGAAGGCTTTAcacttttgtttaattaataaaga
This region includes:
- the LOC124536252 gene encoding prolactin-releasing peptide receptor-like; translation: MLSGYNGSFDDISMIKYASAAMNLNGTSFVGGVLILTKTLTGESVEVIDEPKSNRTTDIIDVKIVQVAFCILYSIIFVLGVFGNVLVCYVVFRNRAMQTVTNLFITNLALSDILLCVFAVPLTPMYTFIGRWVFGRLLCHLMPYAQGTSVYISTLTLTSIAIDRFFVIIYPFHPRMKLNTCIFIIIFIWVFSLVVTCPYGLFMGIQITNNKTYCEESWPSDKSRKIFGVFTTVLQFLIPFLVIAICYTCVSLRLNDRARSKPGAKNTRREEADRDRKRRTNRMLISMVAIFGISWLPLNLINIFNDFYAQMTEWNYYYVSFFLAHSMAMASTCYNPFLYAWLNENFRKEFKQVLPFFESTGGVRNSYHSGRMPTHKTDKICNGNETIQETLLASSFNRGPSIKQRIFDGGKKDNGVEIENILLEEKNISSTFQPKNENINLQLIDEESQISEPK